TTCGGTGACTTTACCGATGGTAACCGCCTGGCTTTTCTTGATGGCATCCTGGCGGATGACCATTTCATATTCCATCTTCCACTGCTCAAAATAGGCTTCGGCTACTACCTTTTGCTCGCTATGAATGCGATCCTGCTCGGTTTGCAATAAAGTGGTTTTGTATTCCTCAAACTTTTGGGCTGCCAATTGGTGCACTTGCAGTTCTAAGTCGATCAGGGTGTTTTTGTGCTGCGCCAGCGTTAACTCCACATCCCGCTTTTGCCGGTACTGTATAAAAAGCAGCATTAAGATCACTGCTATTAAAATAACGATTACACCCACTAAAATGCCCATCCCAATCATAACCTTAAAGTTCCAACAAGAAAGCGGATTACCGTAATTTTGCTAATATATTTAGGATTCTTTTTTCAAAGAAGAGTGCTATTTTGGCGTAAAGGAGAATGCCTCAATGTTAATTATTCAGCATTGGGGAAAACCTTGAAAAATCCTTTTATCTGTGATAAAAATCTGCGATACCTTAGCAGGCTAGTTACACCATGGAAAAATTCATTGTTTCAGCCAGAAAATACCGTCCCCAGACCTTTGATACAGTTGTAGGACAGGAGCATATTACCACCACTTTAAAGAATGCGATCAAGACAGGTCATTTGGCTCACGCCTTCCTGTTTTGCGGTCCCAGAGGGGTGGGTAAAACCACTTGCGCCCGTATTCTGGCTAAAACCATTAACTGTGAGAATTCTTCTCCTGACGGTGAGGCATGTAATGAATGTCATTCCTGTAAGTCGTTCAACGAAGGCACTTCCATGAACATCCATGAATTGGATGCCGCCTCCAACAATTCTGTAGATGATATTCGCGCCCTGGTAGATCAGGTACGCTTTGCACCACAAGCGGGTAAATACAAAGTATATATCATAGATGAGGTA
This genomic interval from Flavisolibacter tropicus contains the following:
- a CDS encoding Holliday junction resolvase-like protein; translation: MIGMGILVGVIVILIAVILMLLFIQYRQKRDVELTLAQHKNTLIDLELQVHQLAAQKFEEYKTTLLQTEQDRIHSEQKVVAEAYFEQWKMEYEMVIRQDAIKKSQAVTIGKVTEHMVPYFSGVFPYNPKEARFIGSPIDLIVFDGMETTPENISIHFIEVKTATSTLSPKQRAIKYAILNKRVEWKELRV